A genomic segment from Equus przewalskii isolate Varuska chromosome X, EquPr2, whole genome shotgun sequence encodes:
- the LOC103543739 gene encoding melanoma-associated antigen B16-like produces MSQGQEIKCCTQEQHRESEIQGLEAAQASEVMEEIFPSSSHPLVPGNLEEAVVAGTHSTPQSPQSTYTSSTGITATSPSSQEEDSSASSESDESSSSQEEEDSSASSESLSDTENLLSDPLEEKVSLLVQFWLHKYQMKELITEADMIDVVIKEYRDNFLEIFRRASERIELVFGIDVKEVDPTSHSYALVNKLDLTYDASLSGDEGVPKTSLLIIMLGVIFMKGNHATEEEIWEILNMMDLYSGRKHFIFGEPREFITRDLVQEKYLEYRQVPDSDPPCYEFLWGPRAHAETSKMKLLEFLTKIHGSDPTCFPTQYEEALRDEAERAQARVAAGAGTTATARASSSASPAASPSPSEV; encoded by the coding sequence ATGTCTCAGGGTCAGGAAATTAAGTGTTGCACACAGGAACAACACCGTGAGAGTGAGATCCAGGGCCTGGAGGCTGCACAGGCCTCTGAGGTTATGGAGGAgatctttccctcctcctcccatcctctAGTGCCTGGCAACCTAGAGGAGGCTGTGGTTGCTGGGACACACAGTACTCCCCAGAGTCCTCAGAGTACCTATACATCTTCCACTGGCATCACAGCCACCTCACCCAGCAGCCAAGAAGAGGATAGTTCAGCTTCTTCAGAGTCAGATGAGAGCTCCAGCAGCCAAGAAGAGGAGGATAGTTCAGCTTCTTCAGAGTCCCTGTCAGACACTGAAAACTTGCTGTCAGACCCTCTAGAGGAGAAGGTGTCTTTGTTGGTGCAGTTCTGGCTGCATAAGTATCAAATGAAAGAGCTGATCACAGAGGCAGACATGATTGATGTTGTTATCAAAGAGTACAGGGATAACTTCCTTGAGATCTTCAGGAGAGCCTCTGAGCGCATAGAGCTGGTCTTTGGCATTGATGTGAAGGAAGTTGACCCCACTAGCCACAGCTATGCCCTCGTCAACAAACTGGACCTCACCTATGATGCGAGTCTCAGTGGTGATGAGGGCGTGCCCAAGACCAGCCTCCTGATAATTATGCTGGGCGTGATCTTCATGAAGGGCAATCACGCCACTGAGGAGGAGATCTGGGAAATTCTGAATATGATGGACTTATACTCTGGGAGGAAGCACTTCATTTTTGGGGAGCCCAGGGAGTTCATTACCAGAGATTTGGTGCAGGAGAAGTACCTGGAGTATCGACAGGTGCCTGACAGTGATCCTCCATGCTATGAATTCCTGTGGGGTCCAAGAGCCCATGCTGAAACCAGCAAGATGAAATTGCTGGAGTTTTTGACCAAGATCCATGGGTCTGACCCCACTTGCTTCCCAACCCAGTATGAGGAAGCTTTGAGAGATGAAGCAGAGAGAGCCCAAGCCAGAGTTGCAGCCGGGGCTGGCACTACTGCCACGGCCAGAGCAAGTTCCAGTGCTAGTCCAGCAGCTTCTCCCTCCCCTAGTGAAGTCTGA